The Streptomyces uncialis genomic interval GGTCGCCCGCCTTCCTCTTCGACGGTACTCCGCCCCCGCTCGGTCGGCGCCCCGCACCGGGCGGAGCACGGCATGCAGGGAACGTCGTGGGGGCCGTCACTGCCAGGGGAACACCCGAGCGCGGATGATCCGGTCCACCTCGTAGTTGCCTGGCCACACAGCCGCTGGGCCAGGTTCTGCGTCCGCCCGGGTCGAAGGGTTCCGGGAGCGGCCGGCTGTGGAGCGGGGCCGTCACCCGGGGACGGACGGGTGACACCGGGCGCAGGAGGAGCGAACGCGCCGGTCGCCTGCGCCGACCCGGAGCACTGATGGGCCAGTGTGGGCCCCGCCGGTGTCGACCGCCTCGCCGTGACCGCCCGAGGGGACTGCGGGAGGCCGACGCGGTCGCAGGAGGGGGACGGACTCATATGAGGTGAAGGGACCCGGTGGACGTGAGGAAGGACGGGAAGCACCGACGGCGGTTCCGGGTCAGGTCTCCAGGGGGACCTCCACCGGGTCCGGCGCGCCCCGGGTTCTGGCGCAGCCCGTTGCGGGGTCCGTGGCTGACGGCGGTGTTCGGGCTGGTCCTGCTGGTCGGGGTGCCGGTCATGTTCGTGACCGGGCTGCTGTCGTACGCCGCGTACAACCCGGACCTGGCGAGGATCAACGATGAGACACCCGGCAAAGGGGTGCTCGGCTTCTATCTGTTCTCCTGGCCGACCTCGCCCTACTGGATCTACCGGGTGACCCAGGGCATTCACGTCACGCTGGGGATCGTGCTCGTACCGGTCCTCCTTGCGAAGCTGTGGTCCGTCGTGCCCCGGCTGTTCGCCTGGCCGCCGCTGCGCTCGCCCGCCCACGCGCTGGAACGGCTGTCGCTGCTCCTCCTCGTGGGCGGTGTCCTGTTCCAGTTCGCGACCGGCATTCTCAACATCCAGCTCGAATACCTCTTCCCCGGCTCGTTCTACACGCTGCACTTCTACGGCGCGTGGGTGCTGATGGGGGCGTTCACGGTCCATGTGGCACTCCGGCTGCCCGCCGCGCTGCGCGCGGTACGGGGCCGCCGGGCGGAGACCGGGCCCCCGCCCGCCGGGGAATCCGCCGCCGTGCTGGTGACGCCCCGTCCGGCGGCACCGACGATGTCGCGCCGCGGAGCGGTCGCGCTGGTGGGGGTGGGGTCCGGGACGCTGCTGGCCGTCACCGTGGGTCAGAGCGTCGGCGGCCCCTTCCGCCGGACGGCTGTCCTGGCTCCGCACGGCCAGGAGCCCGGTACGGGACCGAACGGCTTCCAGATCAACAAGACGGCGGCCTCGCTCGGCATCCGGCCGAGCGACACCGGCCCCGGCTGGCGTCTCACGGTCGACGGCGGCGGACGCCGGGTGGTGCTGACCCTCGACGAGCTGCGCGCCATGCGTCAGCACGAGTCGGCGCTGCCGATCGCCTGTGTGGAGGGCTGGTCCACGCCGGACCAGTTGTGGCGGGGGGTGCGGCTCACCGATCTCGCCGCGCTGGTCGGACTGGCTGCG includes:
- a CDS encoding molybdopterin-dependent oxidoreductase: MRKDGKHRRRFRVRSPGGPPPGPARPGFWRSPLRGPWLTAVFGLVLLVGVPVMFVTGLLSYAAYNPDLARINDETPGKGVLGFYLFSWPTSPYWIYRVTQGIHVTLGIVLVPVLLAKLWSVVPRLFAWPPLRSPAHALERLSLLLLVGGVLFQFATGILNIQLEYLFPGSFYTLHFYGAWVLMGAFTVHVALRLPAALRAVRGRRAETGPPPAGESAAVLVTPRPAAPTMSRRGAVALVGVGSGTLLAVTVGQSVGGPFRRTAVLAPHGQEPGTGPNGFQINKTAASLGIRPSDTGPGWRLTVDGGGRRVVLTLDELRAMRQHESALPIACVEGWSTPDQLWRGVRLTDLAALVGLAADPPHVLVQSVQRGGSFASAVLRDNQVRDGRTLLALRVNGAVLSADHGYPARTIVPGAPGVHNTKWVTRLGFGELS